A portion of the Ficedula albicollis isolate OC2 chromosome 4, FicAlb1.5, whole genome shotgun sequence genome contains these proteins:
- the UBOX5 gene encoding RING finger protein 37 — MVINVCLPQFKPRIHCNKISADGYEVENLISEDLARRNRGFRSEYFIKPPVHVTISFPFSVEICRINVDVSSGGYQTFSGLEVYTSTSCNKTSWQSPEGPCSGLADKDTFTLVGKAVLKNQSKVTFGHRGFKPRPPFHQMENVSSYPGSVSQDLWNKGPASLSNVSHLKICITHVAGGGLPSIKRLEVWGQPAKSCPQEVIEGVFQVASQFLAQDVGSLKPELWAPMESDCVPFGASEQQTLHKLVDVVQDIPEEFLDPITLEIMTLPMLLPSGKVIDQSTLEKCNRSEACWGRVPSDPFTGVAFSQHSQPLPHPTLKARIDHFLLQHSIPGTNLLGRAHLSESPVPSSITLSSLKRKMDCMDQGSLQPPYFSATNLLVTATSENSAKKMRTDSDSHLIQMDCSTDLVSHEQKLSESLDSALTSALSSMPSFTAKLMKSQQQAPGEGGCSTSWSVGTVLEHNRSSQTQGCASCGKSFSCYFKAEPVYQLPCGHLLCRPCLAERQKAPASPIHCGSCKRLAASQDVRRVHF; from the exons ATGGTAATAAACGTCTGTCTCCCACAGTTCAAGCCAAGAATTCACTGCAACAAG ATCTCTGCCGATGGCTACGAGGTGGAGAACCTGATCTCCGAGGACCTGGCGCGGAGGAACCGCGGCTTCCGCAGCGAGTACTTCATCAAACCGCCGGTGCACGTCACCATCTCCTTCCCCTTCAGCGTGGAGATCTGCAGGATCAACGTGGACGTCTCCTCTGGGGGCTACCAGACCTTCTCTGGCCTGGAAGTTTACACCTCTACCTCATGCAACAAAACCTCTTGGCAGAGCCCCGAGGGGCCGTGCTCAGGTCTGGCCGACAAGGACACCTTCACCCTGGTGGGGAAAGCTGTCttaaaaaatcagagcaaagtGACTTTTGGCCACAGAGGCTTCAAGCCGAGGCCTCCCTTCCATCAGATGGAAAATGTCTCCTCCTACCCCGGCTCGGTGTCCCAGGACCTGTGGAACAAAGGGCCGGCCTCGCTCAGCAACGTGTCCCACCTGAAAATCTGCATCACCCACGTGGCCGGGGGGGGCCTGCCCAGCATCAAGAGGCTGGAGGTGTGGGGGCAGCCTGCCAAGTCCTGCCCTCAGGAGGTGATCGAGGGTGTCTTCCAGGTGGCCTCGCAGTTCCTGGCCCAGGATGTCGGCAGCCTCAAGCCGGAGCTCTGGGCGCCGATGGAGAGCGACTGCGTCCCCTTCGGTGCCAGCGAGCAGCAGACCCTGCACAAGCTGGTGGATGTCGTCCAGGACATCCCTGAAGAATTCCTGGACCCCATCACTCTGGAGATCATGACTTTACCCATGCTGCTGCCCTCTGGGAAGGTGATTGACCAGAGCACGCTGGAGAAGTGCAACCGGAGCGAGGCGTGCTGGGGCCGCGTCCCCAGCGACCCCTTCACGGGCGTGGCCTTCAGCCAGCACTCGCAGCCCCTACCTCACCCCACCCTCAAGGCCAGGATAGACcacttcctgctgcagcacagcatccctggcaccaacctgctgggcagggctcaccTCTCGGAGAGCCCGGTGCCCTCCTCCATCACCCTGTCttctctgaaaaggaaaatggactGCATGGATcagggctccctgcagcccccctaTTTTTCTGCTACAAACTTACTCGTCACGGCTACCTCAGAGAACAGTGCTAAAAAAATGAGAACTGACAGTGACTCCCACTTGATCCAGATGGACTGTTCCACAG ATCTGGTGTCCCACGAGCAGAAGCTGTCAGAGAGCCTGGACTCTGCCCTGACCTCAGCCCTCAGCTCCATGCCCTCCTTCACGGCCAAGCTGATgaagagccagcagcaggctcCAGGAGAGGGGGGCTGCAGCACTTCCTGGAGTGTGGGCACAGTCCTTG AGCACAACAGGAGCAGCCAGACCCAGGGATGTGCTTCCTGTGGCAAGTCCTTCTCCTGCTACTTCAAGGCAGAGCCCGTGTACCAGCTCCCCTGCGGGCACCTGCTGTGCCGGCCCTGCCTGGCCGAGCGCCAGAAGGCTCCAGCCTCCCCCATCCACTGTGGCAGCTGCAAGaggctggcagccagccaggatGTCCGGAGGGTTCACTTCTGA
- the FASTKD5 gene encoding FAST kinase domain-containing protein 5, which translates to MATVLMCRRLPRLSRVTAFSTTAERGSSKSKKEERDKPGAAKAGTESGATIQLLKPRDYRVLYNPAAYAKGRAGSQQHVDRDSSVGDSSPSPGTTQTFPTASPQALSPARNALPKPKSSTLLGQSSLATLYKEETEKEKREMHNSKEDPRVFQKGRPEYRSLSCDGAEPAQTLPAEEGDWILQSVAGCEPSPGILSDYFLRLSRLPAERRAALLSDPRFSALCHRAVTAIGLLSTPDLIQILKACVPLAVPASHPLLNACEAEFCRRAWDMDLEQLLLVADCWRCLERGVPSYLGILFSYANLHWKELTLPQFVQLLYIIGEGRRSPADLAQKVESTILKHLDAFTLEELGAICLGLFKSLSGISEHVMRRIADRVSLQMEDMSTYALVNVLKMLRYTRVDHVPLMRELGKVIPARIPATNIQGIMHIALTYSSLHFFDEDVLAAVATSLPSKVSYCRSKDAAKFLWSFGCLDYEPPNEEEFYSSLIKQLHAKLHEFSKFPEHLLTALLGLAFVKRFPEELIDFALREEFVEKTRGSKYELNKDLFTLGKSVEIECPTYQGSQLPPQLCQEFTEMVSSFAEREIYVRPEIVEATSLLESMLGGPEYVKNHMILPHTRSSDLEVRLATDGHPIPFNFKDPVAAKKLKDMGVSLTDDLMSQLIQGRAHNQSPTEVGNEARIPRQDRGDAAGALLLGAALPAGATPQAEPRAGLWQPREQAEPQAGLWQPREVRLALQVSNRNHFCYGSRRLLGLHCLKRRQLRLLGYVVVEIPFWEWFPLLKRTRSEKLSYLHYKVFCPELLTRAG; encoded by the coding sequence ATGGCTACGGTGCTAATGTGCCGAAGAttgcccaggctgagcagggtgACAGCGTTTTCGACCACAGCTGAGCGtggaagcagcaaaagcaagaaGGAAGAGCGAGATaagccaggagcagccaaggcTGGGACTGAATCCGGGGCTACAATCCAGCTGCTGAAGCCACGGGACTACAGAGTTTTGTACAACCCAGCTGCCTATGccaaaggcagggctggctcccagcagcacgTGGATAGAGACAGCAGCGTAGGTgacagctcccccagccctggcaccacgCAGACATTCCCCACTGCCTCTCCCCAAGCTTTGTCACCTGCCCGGAATGCCCTGCCCAAGCCCAAGTCCAGCActctcctggggcagagcagcctggccacGCTGTACAAGGaggaaacagagaaggaaaaacgGGAGATGCACAACTCCAAGGAGGACCCCCGCGTGTTCCAGAAGGGGAGGCCTGAGTACAGATCTCTGAGCTGTGACGGCGCTGAGCCAGCACAGAccctccctgcagaggaggGGGACTGGATCTTACAGAGTGTGGCCGGGtgtgagcccagcccaggaatTCTCTCGGATTATTTCCTCAGGCTGAGCCGTTTGCCGGCGGAGCGACGCGCGGCGCTGCTGTCCGACCCCCGCTTCAGTGCCCTGTGTCACCGTGCTGTCACGGCCATCGGGCTGCTCAGCACCCCAGATCTCATCCAGATTTTAAAGGCTTGTGTCCCTTTGGCAGTGCCAGCCTCCCACCCCCTGCTGAACGCGTGCGAGGCCGAGTTCTGCCGGCGGGCGTGGGACATggacctggagcagctgctgctggtggcgGATTGCTGGCGCTGCCTGGAGCGCGGCGTGCCCTCCTACCTGGGCATTCTCTTCAGCTATGCCAACCTGCACTGGAAGGAGCTCACCCTGCCCCAGTTTGTGCAGCTCCTTTACATCATCGGGGAAGGCCGGAGGTCGCCCGCGGACTTGGCTCAGAAGGTGGAGAGCACGATCCTGAAGCACCTGGACGCCTTCAccttggaggagctgggggcCATCTGCTTGGGGCTCTTCAAGTCCCTCAGTGGCATTTCTGAGCACGTCATGAGGAGGATTGCAGacagggtgtccctgcagaTGGAGGACATGAGCACCTACGCCTTGGTGAACGTGCTCAAGATGCTGCGCTACACGCGCGTGGACCACGTGCCGctgatgagggagctggggaaggtgaTTCCTGCCCGGATCCCTGCAACAAACATCCAGGGCATCATGCACATCGCTCTCACCTATTCATCCCTGCACTTCTTTGACGAGGATGTTTTGGCTGCTGTCGCCACCTCGTTGCCTTCCAAGGTGTCCTACTGCCGGAGCAAGGATGCTGCCAAATTCCTGTGGTCCTTTGGGTGCCTGGACTATGAACCTCCCAACGAGGAGGAGTTTTACTCCAGCCTGATCAAGCAGTTGCATGCAAAACTCCATGAGTTTAGCAAGTTTCCAGAGCATCTCCTTACTGCTCTGCTTGGCCTGGCGTTTGTCAAACgcttcccagaggagctgatAGACTTTGCTTTGAGGGAGGAGTTTGTAGAGAAAACCAGAGGTAGCAAATATGAGCTCAACAAGGACCTGTTCACCCTTGGGAAGAGCGTTGAAATCGAGTGCCCGACCTACCAAGGCAGCCAGCTCCCACCTCAGCTTTGTCAGGAGTTCACTGAGATGGTTTCAAGCTTTGCAGAGCGGGAAATCTACGTCAGGCCTGAAATCGTGGAAGCCACATCCCTCCTGGAGAGCATGTTGGGAGGCCCTGAGTATGTGAAGAACCACATGATCCTGCCCCACACCAGGTCCAGCGACCTGGAGGTGCGTTTGGCCACGGATGGACATCCCATCCCGTTCAACTTCAAGGATCCCGTGGCAGCCAAGAAGCTGAAAGACATGGGAGTTAGTCTGACAGATGATTTAATGTCTCAGCTCATACAGGGGAGGGCTCATAACCAGAGTCCTACAGAAGTGGGGAATGAAGCCAGGATTCCCAGACAGGACAGAGGGGACGCAGCAGGAGCGCTGTTACTGGGtgcagcccttcctgcaggTGCCACACCACAAGCTGAGCCTCgagcagggctctggcagcctcgggaACAAGCTGAGCCTcaggcagggctctggcagcctcgggaAGTGAGGCTGGCCCTGCAGGTGTCCAACAGGAACCACTTCTGCTACGGCTCCCGGcggctgctggggctgcactgccTGAAGCGGCGGCAGCTGCGGCTGCTGGGCTACGTGGTGGTGGAGATCCCCTTCTGGGAGTGGTTCCCTCTGCTCAAGCGCACGCGCTCCGAGAAGCTCAGCTACCTCCACTACAAAGTGttctgcccagagctgctcaccaGGGCTGGCTAG